Proteins from one Dermacentor variabilis isolate Ectoservices chromosome 1, ASM5094787v1, whole genome shotgun sequence genomic window:
- the LOC142577874 gene encoding geranylgeranyl transferase type-2 subunit beta-like: MAMLVKDVHLPTSPAQELNLPKHKEYLASYGTKKDDYEYCITEHLRMSGIYWGLTAMDLMGALDSFDRAEIIEFVKQCQYSCGGFGASIHHDPHLLYTLSAIQVSHISQMITA, encoded by the exons ATG GCTATGCTGGTGAAGGATGTACATCTACCCACATCACCAGCGCAAGAACTTAATTTGCCAAAGCACAAGGAGTACTTGGCAAGCTATGGGACTAAAAAAGATGATTAT GAGTACTGCATCACGGAGCATCTGCGAATGAGCGGTATCTACTGGGGCCTGACAGCCATGGACCTAATGGGTGCCCTGGACTCCTTTGATAGGGCAGAGATAATTGAGTTTGTGAAACAGTGCCAGTATTCCTGTGGGGGCTTTGGGGCCAGCATTCATCATGATCCTCATCTCCTGTACACATTGAGTGCTATTCAGGTGAGTCACATTAGTCAAATGATAACTGCCTGA